The Epinephelus fuscoguttatus linkage group LG7, E.fuscoguttatus.final_Chr_v1 DNA window GCAACTTACTTGCCTGTTTAGGCATTTGGTAAAAAGAGAATTGAACACATTATTTTTCCTGAGCTGATAATGCAAGTAGCTAAGCAGTGAGTCATCATGCTTCCTTCTCATCTCCATTGAGAGATGCACATGCACAGAACCTATCAGTCACTCAAGAGAAAATGGCGGCAAGTAAAGACAAAGTTTATGAGCTGAAGCACAAGCAAGCATTTCAATTATCCTAGAAACACGAGCATAGTTGGGTGGGGTAGAGGATGTGGGCAAAACTGCAACTATATATTGCACAGTTTCTTGCAACTTTATGAGCAGCTTAGATAAAACAGGgttgttattaatttcagataaCTTCAGTCTTTCTTGTTAGTCAATAACCTAATGAATAAGGGTGAGTAAAAACTGACTTGGGGCAGTAGTTCTGATTGGCAagtggaccaaaaaaaaaaaaaaaaaacatgttcgTGTTGCCTCACTCTGTGATAGTGACTCAACATTTATTTGAGTGAAAATCTCTTCAATTAttactttattgtcattttctaTTTCCCTCAAGTTGCCCACCTCTAGCAGGCTGTGCTGACTGCTCTTCTTCAGGAAGGTCTTGCTGGCTTTGTCCCTCCAGGAGTGAGCGCTGGCTACCTGCAGCTCCAGCTGTCTCAGCTCTTCCATGAAGACTGGCAAGTCCCTTCCAATCGCCACCAGACCCTCCAGGTCATCCAGACATGGGTAATGCTCCCCGTTCTACACCAAAGAACAGAATTAATACGAATGTAACAATATGAGGTACAGCATATTTTGCACATACTTTCAGATTTCCATTTTTTATTCTACCCTCTCTTAAAGACACCtgagattattttttgtttgttttttacctggATTTCCTCTAGGTCTGTCACCCAGGCCCGTGCTCGAGTGAGACAGCCCTGTAGAGCCAGAATGTTTGGCAGCTTGACTGGAATGAGCTGGGCCTCGTTTACTATTGCCTCCAGGGTCGAGAGAGGGTGCTTTTGCCTGGAAGAACAAAACCATAACAAAGAAATATTGACGTCATTGCAACGGGATAAACTAGTTGCAAAAGATGTCACTCCTATGGCAGGTGAAACATGGAGAGAGATTTATGGTGTGACCTGTGTGCCTTACCTTTGTTCTAGACAGATCTGTGCTTTCTCCTCCCAGCGTTCCGCAATTGTGAGCAGCTCCTGAAGCTCTGCCATGGccgtctccacagacacacTCTGGGGAACGTTGCAGCCGGCTTCCATCAGATTCCTCAGCACATCCAGCATCACCTCCTGCCTCTCCCCTCCTTCTGTGCCCAGGGTGCGCCTCACCTCTGCCAGCCAGTGGCCCTGCTCCTTCAGGCCTTTCAGTAAATCACACTCTGGCACCACAACGAGCAGATCGGCCCCCTGCTCCAACAAAGTCTGCAACTGCTCAGGTGGTGGAGAGTCCCTCCTCCAGTCCCTGTCATTGGCAAGTACTTGAGCTCGGCTCTGGAATTCCTCCACTGTCCGCAGAATCTCCTGAAAAATCAAAAGGTACAGAGGTTATCCGTCAGTGCATTAAATAAGTATACagtacatttaatcaattttgGGAGGATAAAACCTGACAAAATGTGAGGAGTGTACTCAGCGGGACATAACGTCTCACCTGTACTTCCTCCAACTGGCTCATCACACACGGCAGGTTTTGCATCGTCTCCACCAAGGATTTCAGCTCTGCCAACATCATCTTACTTTCACTAAAAGACAGCGATATGTAAGCGCATGTACCTTACCAGTTAGCATAAATGTTAAGTATGTGTTTCATCTTACCTGGTCTTTGAGGTTCTGAGGAGTTCAGTACTCTGCTGCTGGCAGCGTTCTATGTCTTTAAGAACAGTGTTGAGTTTCCGCAGGAGTTCATTGTCAGGAAACTTTTTATCCGCTGCTTCCATCTTCAGTGTCTCCAGGTCTTCTATTCCTGCAATTCAGTAAACACTTGGTCTTTCCACTTTCTTTTAGGATCATAACTTTCTGTTACGATACATTTATGTGGATTTCCCACCTATCTTGTTTCCTTCCTCCTGCTCAAGTGCTTCTTTCACTCTGTTGGCCCAGGAATCAAAGGACTCAGACCGAACCTTTAATCGGTGTAACATGGCTAACAGCTCATCCAGAGTATATCTGTATCTGCAAAGTGGAAAAAATGGAGCTCaaattagaaagaaaataacattgacaatgtttacatgcacaaaatgttCTGGTTTTTACTCTTATTCTGacaaagacaatattcctactaagaTGTTAACATGTCAAATCAAAATGATTATTCCACTAACACTcccatttacatgcagccatgcatactcTGATTAACCTTccctaacatgttgtttatcacgTTGAAATGTGTAAAAGTGAAACAGCTGAGGCCGCTTGTACcattctgctgctctgcatcaaaacaggacttttttttttaaaaaaagtcttcCACTGGAGGTAGTCTTGTTGGACCATGCGaccacagcctccctctttcattccttcaactaCCTTCTTCAAAAGGTCGGCGTTGAAATATTTCCTTATATCCAAAATCTGTTAATAGCCAAGTCTTTCTGAATGTTTACAAGTAGGTGTGTCTCTTCTTCCAACCAGAAATATGAGCTCCTCTTTTGGGTGTGCATCGCTACCTCTGCCACTGTTGGCTAGCTGATTAGTGTACAGCACATTTATGGAAATGCAAAGAGCCAACAATAAACTGGCAGCAGGCCGTGTGTCGGAATCTGCGGTAATAACCCCAATTGAGACACATTTTCCGAATGCATTGTATTCATGTCCAGAACGTGTttctaaaacctgaataatatcAGCATATCACACGTCTTAATGGAAACTGCTTCTTTTGGAATGAGGCCTCagggtgtgtgtctgtatagTGTTTTTCTCTGGCAGAAAAGCACTGGCAGGATGCTAGGAAGTGCTTCAACCAAGCACTGAGCGTTTTTTTGATGAAGCGTTGTGTGTGGGTTTGGTTTCCAAGACTACAATATCTGGACATTAATGTAAGCTAGGTAGTTAATGTAATACAGTGTTAACACAGGGCTGACTTCACAGCTAACAACGCATACATGGATAAAAGCTTaacactcaccagcaacatTTAGAACAATAGTAAactattagtgtgcatgtaaacatagtcattatcttttaaaatactttttccacTTAGTATACCATGGCTAactgcacacaacacacacacacacacacacacgcccactgCTACACAACAGATAAATACCTGAGGTAGAGTTTTTCAGTGGGGCAGTTGCACAGATCCTGAGTGTGATAGAGACACACAAGACGTTCGGGGCAGTTTGAGCAGGCCAGGGCAGAAAGGAAGCATGTGGTCTTACATTTGTCACACTGTCTCTCGTCGTCAGGCAGCAGCTCAAAAGCCTCGCGCTCGGCTTCAGTAATGCCCTGCAGGTACAATTAACAGATTTGATTAGACAGATTTCCCATATTCTCATGAGAGCATTACATTATGAGACACACTGTGCATGGTACTAAAATAAACTGTTCTTCACTTACACATTTCAAGTGCATACGTGGatagataaatataaaaacaaactatcTCTCGGGTGTATTTCTGTGTCTCACCCTTTCCATCAGACCCTTCCGCAGCTTCCTCTCCTCCTGAACAATACTAAACATTTCTCGGTGTGTAGCTGCAGCCAGGTTGAGGTCTAGTTTCTCTGGGCTGGCAGCCATTTTGCAGGTGAGCTCCTCgtgggaaaacacacaatacCTCCTTAGACGTCGATAGTGCTCAATACAGGAACGGCCGGCAGGcagctgagagggagagagcagagtGATGTTGATTATGCAGTGCTGTGAATGATTAGAAATGACAACCTGAGATAGACGGTGTAAACAGACGTACCCAGTCTGCAGTGCAGAAGTTTACAGCTTCAGCAAAGTTATATCCCTGATTGAAGCCACTATGGTAGGCTCTGGGGAAGGTGATGACGAACTCACCAGCACACTGGTTGGTACGTACAACCTGCCAATCAGACACACAAAGACGTCACTATGAGAAAACTTCTTTAACAAAACATAGTTCTGCTGTGTacaggtgtgtttatgtgagaCTGACCGGTACGCCGTGAGACATGAGGATATTGGGGTTCATGATGGTGACCAGCTGGTGCAGGAGGTCAGGCTGAAACTCAAACAGCTCCGGCGTCAGCTTCTTCATCACCTCCTCAAGTCTTTCAGCTGCCACAGAGGGAACACCATACCAAGTCTTGGGTTCCCCCCTGGAGATGATTAGCGGGAAATGAAGAAAGGGAAAGTTTTAGTCTTGTATTCAAAGTACCCTTTCACATGACATCATATTCTCTACGCTAACAGCTGCACCTGTTTAACCTATgactacaatacaatacacagaAAGTGCTCTGTACCAGTGCAGGTAGTTGATGGAGTAGCTCCAGTGATCCTCAATGTGCCAGCAGAAAGCAGAGAACACCATGCCAACATAAAGCCAGGGCACCTTCATCCCAGAGATGTCTCCATTAATGTGGCACAGGAGTGACTGTTCCAACACGGGCATCACGTTCAAGTTCCAGCCACTGCGGGCGTATTCCTGAGCAACAAAGGAAACAGCGGGTACTGAACACAAGCACTGGACTGTGATTATGAGAAGGTTTGGAAAATAACCAGACTACTTTTTTGAGAACATTATAAACACTGTTTTACAGAGTAATCCATAGTTGTGCCGTAAGGGCCCACGTTCATTTTAAACCACTAGATTTAAGCAATTCTGATTTTAATTCTACTTATCGATAGGGTTGTAACGGTATTTTCACACACCTGCAAAACTGCAAAGAATTTACACTGATACTCTTTAGTAATTGGGGATAGCTACTAATAGCTACCAGGACAACATAAGCTGTCCTCTTTCTGTTGTGGTTGTGCAATGTTTGACACTCTCCCTCTGTGCCATAATTATAATCATGGTGAGTGCAgcttatttttgcatttcatacatatcatttTAGAATATTCCTTCTATACTTTTTTTCATGTACTACTCTACACGTCTTTGCAAATTGCCCTCAGGGaacaaaaagtgttttgaaTTGTAAATGGAGCCTTCATTTTCCAGGGAGATTGTACCCGCTGGCAGACAGAACTGCACAGTGAAAGCGAGGCTGATAGGGAACCAATCTTAACGCaaatggtgtcattattctgtagccattacattgtgcaatctACATGTACTTCATACTTCTAGTGGAGTTCAACTTTTACTGGAGTagttttcaaaatgttatcaagCAGGATGCAAAATAACGACCggggttaaaaaagaaaacaacaatgcaCATACCTCCTCTTCCTTTGTGAGCTTCCTCTTGCCATTGTTCATCGGGAAGCCGCTGCCAAACTCTTTGGAGTGTATGTCCGCTCCGTACTCAACAGTCACGTCTTCCTCGATGCTACTGACTAACCTCCAGAACTCTCTCTCCACAAGCTCAGTGGGAACCATCTACACCGACAACAACACACAGGCTAGAGATTAGTATCTCGCATAACCACCAGTCGGAGCAGAGTCGTGCTTCATAATGAATAGGTGATGTCTTGTGTGGGCGTGCATACATGGACAGGCATGTTGAAGTAATCTGCTTTGAAGGCATCCGCCATTTCCCCAAAACTCTGCAGCGTGTACTCTCGTGTAGCTTGTTCAAAGCCAAATGCTTCTGCAGGTTTCTTGCACTCCTAAAAAAAAGTTAGACATGGAGAGATTCAAAAGAGAGGTATGTCTTGTGGgttcaaagaaacacaacaaaccaTGCCATGAGTGTTACAGACACCAACAGGAGCTTTAAAATTTTACTTACCTCTGCCACACACTTAGGGCATCGCCAATTGCATTTGGGAGGATCAGTGAGTGGGGGTATTAAACAGTAGGAGTGGTAGTTATCATCACAGCCATCACACAGCAAGAGTTTCTCGTCGTCATCTCCCCGACCACACATCCGACACACAAAAGAATCCACCTTTGAAAGAGTGGCATTCATATTAGAATGAGCATAGATCATTGCGTTTACATGCCTGTATCATCACTCTGACTACCACCTGGGTGCATCCTTTGCTCTACTTACACATTGTGGATTGCTGAGGTTGCGTCTAAGCCTCATGGTCATTTTAGAAAAAGGACCATCTGaatcttcttcctcctcttttttcccttttccgcCCTCTTCCTCTGGCTCTTCTTTCTTTACTTCTGTCTTAACTGTGATGGTCGGAGGAGGCGGTTGGGGGCTGGATGTACTCCCGTCACTCTGCCTCTCCTGAGGCTCCAGTGGCTCTGCTTTGACTGAGGTATCACCAGGAGCAGGAGACGTGCTGTCCTTGATGGTAACAGTCTGAGGCAGCTCGtctaaaaagaaaagcaaagagTGTTCAGAATCAGAGGTAGCCTCTTATCACTTTTCTGTGCAAGGTGCCAAGTTGGCAGCTCGACTGTATGCACACCAAAAACAAGCTTTTTACTGCCAATGATTTATAGAACTGAGCCAATAATTGAGGACATGTCTTTTTCTCAAGTTATTGCTTTATTTGCATCAAAAACATTTGTTATCATGCAGTGTTGCAACCAAATTTCAAGGTTTATCAAGGTTAATGTTACCAGATTtatgcaaaattcagagcatatctatagTCCATTTTATAGTAAACCAAACAATGGCAGCATCATGCCACCCCAGTGTGTAATTTCAGATAGCCTGCTGGTGTTCTGGAGGCCAAAAAAGGCTTGACAGGCCTGACAGGTAACACAGCAGcattggcctctagtgtgaGAAATAACACAAGTGTCAAGTGTAAGACAGCACATTCTGaaaaataacaatggcataacatggcaaaaacaatcatttactgaCCCCGGTGAGTGTCAGTTAATGTTGTcttctgctcagagggtaaggcaCTCTTAGGTCTCATTGTCTCCACAATTGAAGGGACATTTTTGTttgctgttctttttctttgagttagctgctaattgcTACATGCTGTCACACTTACATCACACTGGTCTCATCCTCCTGCCTCACacttttgaaacagaaacagattcTGAGACCTAGCCAGAATGGCAGGGTGGACTAGTGATTCAACATTCCTGCCTTGAAAAGGTGGTGTTAAAGGCACATGGTCTTCAaaatggaggtggctgagcaggctgctagcagctaactgtgctaacaacGCGAATAGTCATAGTAAGGGCAACAGTGATGGCAGAGCTGATATTGTTCACATGGGAGAGGGACTGGAGGGTGGGCGTTATGCTTCCACAACAACGCTGTCCCACCACCACTGGCTGGGATGGTGTTACCAGCTGTTGCCACAGTATGATCGCAGAGTGGTGGTTATCAGGTAGCCAGGAAAcctttttacacagacacaGCTCTGTAGGGCTGCTATGAGGTCCCTTCATTCCGCTGCCTTTAAACTGTGATTTTAGAATGGATGCTGGCATCGCGAAAGCAAATAGAGGCATGTTGGGCTTGACAGGTAACACAACAGTGCTAGCCTCTAGTGAGACATATAACCTAGGCATCAACagtcatttaccatccctggtAAATGACAGTTGATCTTGCTCTCtcctcggagggtaaggagctgtTGGAGCCCGCTGTCCCGGtaatttgcatacatttccGGCCGCTATTCTTTTTCTATAAGtaagctgctagctgctttttaaatctctagCAGTGGGTCGCACAGTTAACATgttgtcaaaacg harbors:
- the kdm5c gene encoding lysine-specific demethylase 5C isoform X1, with protein sequence MEGEEFVPPPECPVFEPSWEEFQDPLGYIAKIRPIAEKSGICKIRPPPDWQPPFSVELDTFRFTPRIQRLNELEAETRVKLNYLDRIARFWEIQASSLKIPHIERRILDLFSLSKIVTDEGGFEMVCKERRWARVAQRLGYPPGKNIGSLLRSHYERIVYPFEMFQSGANMPPCKPKHYDGEDVDKEYKPHSIPLRQSVQPSKMSNYGRRANRCQPDGPEDLAPHPLTTGSQLISAPEPTEEDIEKNPELKKLQIYGAGPKMMGLGLVARDKGIRKKDELPQTVTIKDSTSPAPGDTSVKAEPLEPQERQSDGSTSSPQPPPPTITVKTEVKKEEPEEEGGKGKKEEEEDSDGPFSKMTMRLRRNLSNPQCVDSFVCRMCGRGDDDEKLLLCDGCDDNYHSYCLIPPLTDPPKCNWRCPKCVAEECKKPAEAFGFEQATREYTLQSFGEMADAFKADYFNMPVHMVPTELVEREFWRLVSSIEEDVTVEYGADIHSKEFGSGFPMNNGKRKLTKEEEEYARSGWNLNVMPVLEQSLLCHINGDISGMKVPWLYVGMVFSAFCWHIEDHWSYSINYLHWGEPKTWYGVPSVAAERLEEVMKKLTPELFEFQPDLLHQLVTIMNPNILMSHGVPVVRTNQCAGEFVITFPRAYHSGFNQGYNFAEAVNFCTADWLPAGRSCIEHYRRLRRYCVFSHEELTCKMAASPEKLDLNLAAATHREMFSIVQEERKLRKGLMERGITEAEREAFELLPDDERQCDKCKTTCFLSALACSNCPERLVCLYHTQDLCNCPTEKLYLRYRYTLDELLAMLHRLKVRSESFDSWANRVKEALEQEEGNKIGIEDLETLKMEAADKKFPDNELLRKLNTVLKDIERCQQQSTELLRTSKTSESKMMLAELKSLVETMQNLPCVMSQLEEVQEILRTVEEFQSRAQVLANDRDWRRDSPPPEQLQTLLEQGADLLVVVPECDLLKGLKEQGHWLAEVRRTLGTEGGERQEVMLDVLRNLMEAGCNVPQSVSVETAMAELQELLTIAERWEEKAQICLEQRQKHPLSTLEAIVNEAQLIPVKLPNILALQGCLTRARAWVTDLEEIQNGEHYPCLDDLEGLVAIGRDLPVFMEELRQLELQVASAHSWRDKASKTFLKKSSQHSLLEVLCPCAKRRERRDETEELDEPLDDSDTNTLGLSAQDLRDPAAIVMAFKEGEHQEKEALLRLQKLNMCKSGLNAASCKEDKENGRWDETMETDKSSLSENSVKENGNSNYTTAPQTVCVCGGQPRAPQLRCHLCKDWFHGGCVPFPSLLPTSGPPVNPLCWWNWDSRFLCPRCQRSRRPRLETILALLVALQRLPVRLPEGEALQCLTERAINWQGRAKEALETPELQQALQRLQELNETLHRETEKEEVTEKETEGSSVIVLSDSEGEEGVIDLTDENSPKKNTKERNGTQAGCENGISKKPNVTGVGSLLPLLPSLKGDVVELLPATRVQLEELQLEGDLLEVSLDQTLIIHKVLQAASVPPRETLRTLIQIELEEQRRTSRGRAKDSKRKRKSHRGGSGEGARERSLEVSESKKTCPLSHSPSPQLPAQTYPEIL
- the kdm5c gene encoding lysine-specific demethylase 5C isoform X2, which gives rise to MEGEEFVPPPECPVFEPSWEEFQDPLGYIAKIRPIAEKSGICKIRPPPDWQPPFSVELDTFRFTPRIQRLNELEAETRVKLNYLDRIARFWEIQASSLKIPHIERRILDLFSLSKIVTDEGGFEMVCKERRWARVAQRLGYPPGKNIGSLLRSHYERIVYPFEMFQSGANMPPCKPKHYDGEDVDKEYKPHSIPLRQSVQPSKMSNYGRRANRCQPDPEPTEEDIEKNPELKKLQIYGAGPKMMGLGLVARDKGIRKKDELPQTVTIKDSTSPAPGDTSVKAEPLEPQERQSDGSTSSPQPPPPTITVKTEVKKEEPEEEGGKGKKEEEEDSDGPFSKMTMRLRRNLSNPQCVDSFVCRMCGRGDDDEKLLLCDGCDDNYHSYCLIPPLTDPPKCNWRCPKCVAEECKKPAEAFGFEQATREYTLQSFGEMADAFKADYFNMPVHMVPTELVEREFWRLVSSIEEDVTVEYGADIHSKEFGSGFPMNNGKRKLTKEEEEYARSGWNLNVMPVLEQSLLCHINGDISGMKVPWLYVGMVFSAFCWHIEDHWSYSINYLHWGEPKTWYGVPSVAAERLEEVMKKLTPELFEFQPDLLHQLVTIMNPNILMSHGVPVVRTNQCAGEFVITFPRAYHSGFNQGYNFAEAVNFCTADWLPAGRSCIEHYRRLRRYCVFSHEELTCKMAASPEKLDLNLAAATHREMFSIVQEERKLRKGLMERGITEAEREAFELLPDDERQCDKCKTTCFLSALACSNCPERLVCLYHTQDLCNCPTEKLYLRYRYTLDELLAMLHRLKVRSESFDSWANRVKEALEQEEGNKIGIEDLETLKMEAADKKFPDNELLRKLNTVLKDIERCQQQSTELLRTSKTSESKMMLAELKSLVETMQNLPCVMSQLEEVQEILRTVEEFQSRAQVLANDRDWRRDSPPPEQLQTLLEQGADLLVVVPECDLLKGLKEQGHWLAEVRRTLGTEGGERQEVMLDVLRNLMEAGCNVPQSVSVETAMAELQELLTIAERWEEKAQICLEQRQKHPLSTLEAIVNEAQLIPVKLPNILALQGCLTRARAWVTDLEEIQNGEHYPCLDDLEGLVAIGRDLPVFMEELRQLELQVASAHSWRDKASKTFLKKSSQHSLLEVLCPCAKRRERRDETEELDEPLDDSDTNTLGLSAQDLRDPAAIVMAFKEGEHQEKEALLRLQKLNMCKSGLNAASCKEDKENGRWDETMETDKSSLSENSVKENGNSNYTTAPQTVCVCGGQPRAPQLRCHLCKDWFHGGCVPFPSLLPTSGPPVNPLCWWNWDSRFLCPRCQRSRRPRLETILALLVALQRLPVRLPEGEALQCLTERAINWQGRAKEALETPELQQALQRLQELNETLHRETEKEEVTEKETEGSSVIVLSDSEGEEGVIDLTDENSPKKNTKERNGTQAGCENGISKKPNVTGVGSLLPLLPSLKGDVVELLPATRVQLEELQLEGDLLEVSLDQTLIIHKVLQAASVPPRETLRTLIQIELEEQRRTSRGRAKDSKRKRKSHRGGSGEGARERSLEVSESKKTCPLSHSPSPQLPAQTYPEIL